One stretch of Chloroflexota bacterium DNA includes these proteins:
- the rpmJ gene encoding 50S ribosomal protein L36, whose protein sequence is MKVSGSVKRRCEKCKIIRRRGVVRVICTNPKHKQRQG, encoded by the coding sequence ATGAAGGTCAGCGGTTCTGTGAAGCGACGCTGCGAAAAATGCAAGATTATCCGACGGCGCGGGGTGGTGCGCGTGATTTGCACCAATCCCAAGCACAAGCAGCGCCAGGGTTAG